In Bradyrhizobium manausense, the sequence GATTTCTGTCCTGGAGCCTGCGCTCGTCGACCGAGCGGCCGCGCGTGAGATTCAGTCGCGACAGCTTGCCGATCACGGCGTTGCGGCTGACACCGATGTCGGCGGCGATCTCGCGGCAGGACAGGCCGGCCTCGAAGTGCTGCTTCAGGAGTTCAATTCGTTCGTTGGTCCAGGTTGGTGAGAGAACAGGCATTTGTAATGGTCCCAGGTTGCGACAACAGGCCGACTGTCGCTGAGATCCATCCGCCTCACGTTCGGCGTGCGCTCACGTCCTGCCATTGTCGCGAATCGACAAAAGCCCGTCCTTGATGGCGAGACGGATGCCTTCCTCGATCAAGGTGCGTGCGACGCCGGGAACGCTGGTGCCGTGGGTGCCCTGTCTCACCAACTTCTCCAGGTAGGTGATGGTCGAGAGCGCCAAGGTTACGGGAATGCGGTCAGTCTCGGCTTTTTCGGTGGCCATGGCCCGAACGCTAGCCTCTTACTCAGATACATAAAAGTAACGATTAAGATTCTATTTAGGTTCAGGTGGAAGTCAAATCCGGGCTTTGCCGGATAAGCAGCGCATTGGAATCGCTAGGAAAAACGCGCAGCCGCGCGCGCCGCGCGAAAACCCCGGCCGGCGGTGTGCGTCAAGAGGTCGGGACAGGCGGGCCGGGCTTAGCCGTGCACGATCGCTTTTTCGATCATGCAATGGATGCCCTTGGAGCCGTTGACGGTCTGGGTGACCCGCAAATCGGCCGCGAGACTGCACAGCGTGTAGGCGTCCTCGCGCGACAGGTTTCTGATCTCGCCGAGCAGCACGATCATATCGCGCAGCGCGCGCACCGCGCACTGGTCGAGGTCGGGGTCCATCGCCATGGTCATGTAGTGGGTTGCCGTCTCCGCGCGCGGGTAATCAAACCGCAGATCCTTGCGCAGCGTCAGCCTGAAACGGCCCCGGAGCGCGGTCTCGATCGCGGTGACGCAGACCTCGCCATCGCCCTGAACGCCATGGCCGTCGCCGCAGGAGAACATCGCGCCCGGGACGAACACCGGCAGATACAGTTTGGCGCCGGCACCGAGCTCCTTGTTGTCGAGATTGCCGCCCATGGCACGTGGAATGAGCGAGGAGATGCGGCCCCAGGCCGGCGGCGGCGACACGCCCATCACGCCGAAAAACGGCTTGAGCGGCAGGTCGAGTCCCCAGGGCATACGGCCGACCATCCGCGTCCGGTCCAGTGGAATGTTGAGGATGCGCGTTTCGTGGAAATCGTCGGGCAGGGTGCCCGACAACGGCTTGATCAGATTCCAACCCCAATCCTGCCGCAGCTGGACGTCGAGGATGTCGACTTCCAGCACGTCGCCGGGCTCGGCGCCGTCGACCGCGACGGGGCCAGTGAGGATATGGCCGGGCACCATGCGCTCGTTCCTGGCGTGAACCTCGAACATCTCAGGCGGAATGTGAAACTTGCTGCGATCGGGCAGGACGTCCGGGCCGCCGCTGATGGTATCGACGGTGACCTCATCACCGCTGGCGACGGTGAGAACCGGCTTCAGCGCGGCTTCAAAGAAGCCCCAATGGCAGGTTTCGGGACTTGAATGCAGGTGGTGATGGGTCATTTGCCGCGTCCAATCGGTTTCATCAGAACTCGTCGGATCTTGCGATGGCGGGCTTGACCCGACAAGCGATCCTCTTCCAAGAAGATTTCTGGAGATAAGCGGGCGGGTCAAGCCTGCCTCTCGTCGGCACGATCATTTCAGCGAGGTTTCTCCTGTTCTTCGTTCTGTCCAAGACGCTCGGCGCCGCGGTGCTGCCGATCAATCTTCTGGTCGAGCTCGGGATCATCTCCGTCGTGCTGATGGCAACGCGCTTTGCCGGGCTCGGCCGGAAACTGGCCGTGACCACGCTGGTCCTGCTCGCACTCGCCGCCTTTTCGCCGCTCGGCAATCTCTTGCTCTATCCGCTGGAGTCGCGCTTTCCCCCGTGGGATCCGTCGCGCGGTGCGCCCGACGGCATCATCGTGCTGGGCGGCTCGGTCGATACCGATCTGTCGGCGGCGCATCATACGCCGGTGGTGCCGCATGCCGCCGATCGCTTGTTCGCGCCGGCCGAGCTTGCGCGGCGCTATCCGAATGCGCGTATCGTTTTCACCGGGGGCTCCGCAAACTTGGTGTCGAACAGTGCCAGGGAAGCCGACTATTCTGTTCCGATCCTGGAAAACACCGGCATCCCGAGGGAACGCCTGATCGTGGAGCGGGACTCGCGTAACACTTACGAGAACGCGATCTTCACGAAGCGCTTGCTGGCGCCAAAGCCGGGCGAGCGCTGGCTGCTGATTACCTCGGCCTACCACATGCCGCGTTCGATGGGCATTTTTCGCAAGGCCGGATTTGACGTCGAGGCCTATCCCGTCGACTGGCGCATGGGCGGGCGCGGCGATTTGTTCTCCTTCACCAATTACGGCGCGGACGGTCTCGGTCGCACAGAGGTGGCCGTGCGCGAATGGATCGGCCTTCTGGCCTACCGCCTGATGGGAAGGACCGGCGAGTTGCTTCCCGGGCCGGCCAAGGACTAGAACAGTTCTTGGAAGCGCTACGATCTGCGTCGGGAGGATGCCATGCAGCAGCAAGCCGCTGATACGATCGACCTTGCCGGCCTGGTGGCCGATCTCAACAGCCTGTTGCGGCTGAAGACGACGGTAACAGGCATGAAGTTGTTCGCGCATGCGGCGGACATGGAGGCGATCCCGAAAATCCGGCGGCCGAACGCGGTTCACACCACCGACCAGATCGTCAGCATGGCTTCACGGCTCGGCTGGACCGTCGGCATCACCGGCGACGATCTCGTCGGCGCGCAGTGCCGCGCGGTGATCGGCCTGAGTCCCCAGGACGAGAAATGGCTCGCCGGGGAAAATTATGTCGGCGTCTGGCACGGCACGGCGGAGGATGCGCGCAAGCGCCAGGAGGCGCTCGACGTGGTTCCATTCGGGCAATATCAGGCCCTGGCTGTCAGTCCGCTCGCAAGCGGCCGGCTCAATCCGCCCGACATCTGCCTCGTCTATGCGACGCCCGGGCAGATGATCATCCTGATCAACGGGCTGCAATACACCGGCTACAAGAAGTTCGAATGGGGCGTGGTCGGGGAGACTGCCTGCGCGGATTCCTGGGGGCGGGCGCTCAAGAGCGGCCAGCCCAGCCTGTCCTTGCCATGCTATGCCGAACGGCGCTATGGCGGCGTGCCGGACGAGGAAATGCTGATGGCCTTGAAGCCCGCGCATCTCGCCAAGGCGATCGAGGGCATGAAGGCGCTGGCCAGAAACGGTCTGCGCTATCCGATCCCGCCCTATGGAATTCAAAGCGACGTCCGTGCCGGCATGGGCGTGAGTTACGCAAAGAAATAAAGGCCGACCATGAGCTCTGCGAAGTTCGACATCGTTGTCTATGGCGCGACCGGTTTCACCGGTCAGCTCGTCGCCGAATATCTGGCGGCGCATTACAAGAACGACAAGCAGCTCAAATGGGCGATGGCGGGGCGCAGCCTCGACAAGCTGAAATCCGTGCGCGACGCCATCGGCGCGCCCGCGACGACGCCGCTGATCGTGGCCGATGCATCCGATGCGGACTCGCTGAAGGCGATGGCAGAACAGACGATGTCTGTCATCACGACGGTCGGTCCGTATCAGCTCTACGGCGAGGACTTGTTGGCTGCCTGCGTTGCGACAGGCACTGACTATTTCGATCTCTGCGGTGAGCCGATCTGGATGCGGCAGATGATCGACAAATACGAGGCGGCTGCGAAGGACAGCGGCGCGCGCATCGTGTTCTCCTGCGGTTTCGATTCCGTGCCGTTCGAGCTCGGCACGTTCTTCGTGCAGGAAGAGGCCAAGCGCGTGTTCGGCGCTCCCGCCGCGCGTGTGAAGGGCCGCGTGCGCGACATGCGCGGCACGCTCTCAGGCGGCACCGCGGCGAGCGCAAAGGCGACCTTCGATGCTGTCGCCAAGAATATCAGCCTTGTCGCAATCCTGAACGATCCGTTCGCGTTGACGCCCGACTTCACCGGACCGAAGCAGCCGAGGGGCAACAAGCCGCTGCTCGAGGACGACCTGCAATCCTGGGCGGCGCCGTTCATGATGGCGCTGATCAACACCCGCAATGTCCACCGCTCCAACATGCTGATGGGCTTCCGATACGGCCGGGACTTCATCTACGACGAGATGGTTCTAACCGGTCCCGGCGAGAAGGGTGAGGCCAACGCCAAGCGCGTGATGGCGGCCAATGCCGAGAAGACCGGCCCAAGCGCGCCGAAGCCGGGCGAGGGACCATCGAAGGACGAGCGGGAGAACGGGCTTTTCAATTTGCTCTACATCGCGATCGCGCCCGACGGCCGCATGGTCCGCGCCGGCGTCACCGGTGACCGCGATCCCGGCTACGGCTCGACCTCGAAGATGATCTCGGAATGCGCGATCTGCATGCTGCGCGACGTGACCGACGTCGCCGCCGGCTTCTGGACGCCGGGCGCAGCGATGCAGCACAAGCTGATCAAGCGGCTGCGGGACAATGCCGGGCTGACCTTCGAGGTGGAAGGCTAGGTCGGCTCTCTCGGGTGCGCAAAGCGGAGCGTGCCCACCCTACAGCAGCCTTCGTGTTGCTACACCGCTCGCGCATCATACGCGTACATGAAATCCATGCTCTTCGATCCCAGCGGGAGCAGCCATTTCATCATCTGATTTCGGACCCATGCGCCGGTGGCGCTGAACTCGCGCTTGTTGTTGCCATTGCGGCGGGCGAGGGCGACGATCTTTTCCGCGCGGGGGCGCCGTTCAGCCTCGAAGGCCTGGAAAGTGGCGGTTAGCTCCTGGCCTTCCTGCATCAGCCGGGCGAGCCGCATCGCATCCTCGAGCGCAAGCGAGGCGCCCTGGCCGGCATGAGGGCTGGTCGCATGCGCGGCATCGCCGATCAGGAGCGAGCGCTTGCGCGACCAGGTCGGCAAGGTCGCGACGTCGAGCGTGTCGGTGACCACGATGTTCTCGGCCGCCTCGATGATGGCGGGGATCGGATCGTGCCAGCCGTGATGGAAGCCGCGCAGGTGCTGCTTCAGCGTCTGCTCGTCGAGCGCGCGGAACATCGCGGCATCCATGCCGTGCGCCGGCTGCGTGCTCCACCACATCGCGCCATCCTTCGGGTCCGGGCTGCAATAGCCGTAGCCGAAGAAGCCGCTCTGCCCGAACGTGGTCTCGACGTGCCGGCCGCTCTCGCGGCCGTCGAGGACGGCATGGGGCACGAAGCCGCCGAACCCGATCAGGCCGGTGTTGAACGGTGTAGGCCCGTCCGGCACCACCTGACGCCGGGTGATCGAATGAACGCCGTCCGCCCCGATCAGGAAATCGCCCTCGGCGGTGGTGCCGTCGGCGAAATAGGCGATGATCGGCTGGTCGCCGCGATCCTCGATCTTGATCAGGCGCTTGTCGAAATAGAGCGAGACGCAGGCGCACCAGGCCTTGTCGATCAGCATCTCGTTCAGCGTGGCGCGGCAGACATTGACCGCCGGTTGGCCGAAGCGCCGCGCCATGTCGCGGTTGATCGAGCCGAGCCGTCGGCCTTCTTGCGAATAGAAGTCGAAGGACTCCGCGATCGAACCGCGATTGATCAGCTCGTCCGCGAGCCCGATCTCGTCCATGACATGCATGCCGTTCGGTGCGATCTGGAGACCACCGCCGATGCCCTTGGAGTAGGGCCAGGCTTCGTAGATCGCGGATTCGATGCCGGCGCGCCGCAACAGGATCGCGGCAACGGGCCCGGCGATGCCGGCGCCGATGATCAGGGCTTTGCGGGGACGATGAGGCATGGGCTTGCTCCCGACGTTTCCGTGGTGCTAGGAGAAATTACGGCTGCTAAATCTCTTAGTGGCTAAGATATATATTGACTAAGATATGAGGTGAGCCTTGTCAAGGACGAAGGCGCGCACGGCGTTGCTGGGGGAATTGGAAGAGGCGATGCGGCGGTCGTCCGCGCAAGGCGTGCTC encodes:
- a CDS encoding acetamidase/formamidase family protein, with the protein product MTHHHLHSSPETCHWGFFEAALKPVLTVASGDEVTVDTISGGPDVLPDRSKFHIPPEMFEVHARNERMVPGHILTGPVAVDGAEPGDVLEVDILDVQLRQDWGWNLIKPLSGTLPDDFHETRILNIPLDRTRMVGRMPWGLDLPLKPFFGVMGVSPPPAWGRISSLIPRAMGGNLDNKELGAGAKLYLPVFVPGAMFSCGDGHGVQGDGEVCVTAIETALRGRFRLTLRKDLRFDYPRAETATHYMTMAMDPDLDQCAVRALRDMIVLLGEIRNLSREDAYTLCSLAADLRVTQTVNGSKGIHCMIEKAIVHG
- a CDS encoding YdcF family protein → MLPINLLVELGIISVVLMATRFAGLGRKLAVTTLVLLALAAFSPLGNLLLYPLESRFPPWDPSRGAPDGIIVLGGSVDTDLSAAHHTPVVPHAADRLFAPAELARRYPNARIVFTGGSANLVSNSAREADYSVPILENTGIPRERLIVERDSRNTYENAIFTKRLLAPKPGERWLLITSAYHMPRSMGIFRKAGFDVEAYPVDWRMGGRGDLFSFTNYGADGLGRTEVAVREWIGLLAYRLMGRTGELLPGPAKD
- a CDS encoding DUF169 domain-containing protein; this translates as MQQQAADTIDLAGLVADLNSLLRLKTTVTGMKLFAHAADMEAIPKIRRPNAVHTTDQIVSMASRLGWTVGITGDDLVGAQCRAVIGLSPQDEKWLAGENYVGVWHGTAEDARKRQEALDVVPFGQYQALAVSPLASGRLNPPDICLVYATPGQMIILINGLQYTGYKKFEWGVVGETACADSWGRALKSGQPSLSLPCYAERRYGGVPDEEMLMALKPAHLAKAIEGMKALARNGLRYPIPPYGIQSDVRAGMGVSYAKK
- a CDS encoding saccharopine dehydrogenase family protein translates to MSSAKFDIVVYGATGFTGQLVAEYLAAHYKNDKQLKWAMAGRSLDKLKSVRDAIGAPATTPLIVADASDADSLKAMAEQTMSVITTVGPYQLYGEDLLAACVATGTDYFDLCGEPIWMRQMIDKYEAAAKDSGARIVFSCGFDSVPFELGTFFVQEEAKRVFGAPAARVKGRVRDMRGTLSGGTAASAKATFDAVAKNISLVAILNDPFALTPDFTGPKQPRGNKPLLEDDLQSWAAPFMMALINTRNVHRSNMLMGFRYGRDFIYDEMVLTGPGEKGEANAKRVMAANAEKTGPSAPKPGEGPSKDERENGLFNLLYIAIAPDGRMVRAGVTGDRDPGYGSTSKMISECAICMLRDVTDVAAGFWTPGAAMQHKLIKRLRDNAGLTFEVEG
- a CDS encoding FAD-dependent monooxygenase, with the protein product MPHRPRKALIIGAGIAGPVAAILLRRAGIESAIYEAWPYSKGIGGGLQIAPNGMHVMDEIGLADELINRGSIAESFDFYSQEGRRLGSINRDMARRFGQPAVNVCRATLNEMLIDKAWCACVSLYFDKRLIKIEDRGDQPIIAYFADGTTAEGDFLIGADGVHSITRRQVVPDGPTPFNTGLIGFGGFVPHAVLDGRESGRHVETTFGQSGFFGYGYCSPDPKDGAMWWSTQPAHGMDAAMFRALDEQTLKQHLRGFHHGWHDPIPAIIEAAENIVVTDTLDVATLPTWSRKRSLLIGDAAHATSPHAGQGASLALEDAMRLARLMQEGQELTATFQAFEAERRPRAEKIVALARRNGNNKREFSATGAWVRNQMMKWLLPLGSKSMDFMYAYDARAV